A window of Pirellula sp. SH-Sr6A contains these coding sequences:
- a CDS encoding alpha-keto acid decarboxylase family protein: MNDPLSSIGRVSAGKPSSRGQRPVAELSIGQYLIKRLQDYGIGDCFGIPGDYILHFYSMLEQSPIRTIGCTREDCAGFAADAYARIRGMGALCVTYCVGGLSVCNSVAGAFAEKSPVVMLTGSPGLRERVNNPLLHHKVRDFSTQREVFEKLCIAAVELDDPLIAFSEIDRVLDACYRYKRPVYIDLPRDMVDVVPSVTHAYKRPASLYNTEALEEAVKEAIERLNAAKRPVIIAGVEIHRFGLQDLVLRLAEEASIPIAATILGKSVIDETHPLYIGLYEGAMGREDVTKYVEESDCVLLLGAFMTDINLGIYTAQLEVKNCIYATSEQLQISFHQFPNVPLGDFLERLIDGRATPAKRPIPEGLHLKRPEPLVIESGRPLEISRMIQRINTQLDEHTIVIADIGDALFSSSELVIRDRTDFLSPAYYTSMGFSVPATLGACVAKPDDRIFTIVGDGAFQMTGQEMATLVRHRHNPILLVLDNHGYGTERFLQSGSWNYNEIPSWKYWKLPEVYGGGRGHYVQNEGEFDRALTEAWEDRTQLHLIHAKLVENDASQTLLRLAQRLGQRV, translated from the coding sequence ATGAACGATCCCTTGAGTTCGATTGGGCGAGTCTCGGCAGGAAAGCCTTCTTCACGTGGACAGCGGCCCGTTGCCGAATTGTCTATCGGGCAGTATCTCATCAAGCGGTTACAGGATTATGGGATCGGCGATTGCTTTGGGATCCCGGGGGACTACATCCTCCATTTTTACAGCATGCTCGAGCAGAGCCCCATTCGAACGATCGGTTGCACCCGAGAAGATTGTGCGGGGTTTGCCGCCGATGCGTATGCTCGGATTCGGGGTATGGGCGCTCTATGCGTTACATACTGTGTGGGTGGGTTATCTGTCTGCAATAGCGTCGCGGGTGCGTTTGCGGAGAAGTCGCCGGTGGTAATGCTCACCGGTTCTCCCGGGTTGCGGGAACGCGTGAACAATCCGCTATTGCACCACAAGGTCCGCGATTTCAGTACGCAGCGTGAGGTTTTTGAGAAGCTTTGTATTGCGGCGGTTGAGTTGGACGACCCGCTTATCGCCTTCAGTGAAATCGATCGAGTCCTCGATGCGTGTTATCGCTACAAGCGACCGGTCTACATCGATTTGCCACGCGACATGGTCGACGTGGTTCCTTCGGTGACGCACGCATACAAGCGCCCTGCGAGCCTTTACAACACGGAGGCGTTAGAGGAGGCCGTAAAGGAAGCGATCGAACGATTGAATGCAGCCAAGAGGCCCGTGATCATTGCGGGAGTCGAAATCCATCGATTCGGTTTACAGGACTTGGTGTTGAGGCTTGCCGAGGAAGCCAGCATACCGATCGCGGCGACCATATTAGGAAAGAGTGTGATCGACGAGACGCATCCGTTGTATATAGGGCTATACGAAGGAGCGATGGGGCGTGAGGATGTCACAAAGTATGTCGAAGAGAGCGATTGCGTGCTATTGCTCGGTGCCTTCATGACCGACATCAATTTAGGGATTTACACGGCCCAGCTGGAAGTCAAGAACTGCATTTATGCGACGAGTGAGCAGTTGCAGATTTCGTTTCATCAGTTCCCCAACGTTCCTCTTGGAGACTTTCTGGAGCGATTGATCGACGGCAGGGCTACACCCGCGAAGCGACCGATCCCCGAGGGGCTTCATCTGAAGCGGCCGGAGCCGTTGGTTATCGAGTCTGGGAGGCCGCTGGAGATAAGCCGCATGATTCAGCGCATCAACACCCAGTTGGATGAGCATACGATTGTGATTGCAGATATCGGCGATGCGTTGTTTTCGTCATCGGAGCTTGTGATACGCGATCGAACGGATTTCCTTTCTCCGGCTTATTACACTTCCATGGGGTTTTCGGTGCCTGCCACATTGGGGGCTTGCGTGGCGAAGCCGGACGATCGAATCTTCACCATTGTGGGAGATGGAGCCTTCCAGATGACCGGGCAGGAAATGGCGACGTTGGTGCGGCATCGGCACAATCCCATTTTACTCGTGCTCGACAATCACGGTTATGGAACCGAGCGATTTCTCCAGTCGGGGAGTTGGAATTACAACGAGATTCCCTCGTGGAAGTATTGGAAACTGCCGGAGGTTTATGGGGGCGGTAGGGGCCATTACGTTCAGAATGAGGGGGAGTTTGACCGCGCACTAACCGAGGCATGGGAGGATCGCACGCAGTTGCATTTGATCCATGCGAAATTGGTTGAGAACGATGCGAGTCAGACATTGCTTCGGCTTGCTCAGCGGCTGGGGCAGCGCGTTTAG
- a CDS encoding DEAD/DEAH box helicase, which yields MSTPIEEMTDAAAPSNGFLTLGLPEPICNDLAAAGYHTPTSIQAATIPSLLTGQDVLGQAQTGTGKTAAFALPLLCRIDVNDSSPQVLVLAPTRELAIQVAESFERYGKSMRGLHVACLYGGSGYAQQIQALRQRPQIIVGTPGRVMDHMREERLKIDKLRCLVLDEADEMLRMGFVDDVRWVLTQAPADVQIALFSATMPSAIREIADKHLKEPHVVSIAAKEKTADTIRQRYLMIEPKFKLEVLQRVLEHEPSDGTIIFVKTRNATVEIAEALNRMGYSAVAINGEIAQAQRERTIEQLKDGSVQILVATDVAARGLDVQRITHVINYDLPFDTEAYIHRIGRTGRAGRDGEAILFITPRQRGFLKDIHRAIGKAIEPMEVPTVREINQARITRLKTKIASQVEVDQQDSLSAERFKKWIEECCEEHQFSIEQAATALAKLCTGERPFLLPEEDSLDRALRGRDRRDRDDRGPRDDRDGFSRGRTKTPRFDPREQRGEFEGGDASGPRDESPRAGMELFRVEVGRQHGVKPGNLVGAIANEIELDSSYIGQITIFDEHSTVYLPKGMPRDLFKILGRAWVVGRQLRISKLADRQRVRSR from the coding sequence ATGAGTACTCCCATCGAAGAGATGACGGACGCTGCTGCGCCGTCGAATGGTTTTTTGACTTTAGGATTGCCCGAGCCCATTTGCAACGATTTGGCCGCGGCGGGGTATCACACCCCGACTTCTATCCAGGCCGCCACGATTCCCAGTTTGTTGACCGGACAAGATGTGTTGGGCCAGGCCCAGACGGGGACCGGGAAAACGGCTGCCTTTGCTCTGCCTCTTTTGTGCCGAATCGACGTCAACGATTCCTCCCCTCAAGTCCTGGTGTTGGCTCCGACGCGGGAGCTAGCCATCCAGGTTGCCGAGTCTTTCGAGCGTTACGGAAAGTCGATGCGAGGGCTTCATGTCGCTTGTTTGTACGGCGGAAGCGGATATGCCCAGCAGATTCAAGCTTTAAGGCAGCGGCCTCAAATCATAGTCGGAACGCCCGGCCGAGTGATGGATCACATGCGCGAGGAGCGTTTGAAGATCGATAAGCTCCGGTGTTTGGTCCTCGACGAAGCGGATGAGATGTTGCGGATGGGGTTTGTCGACGACGTGCGGTGGGTTTTGACCCAAGCACCCGCGGATGTACAGATCGCCCTGTTTTCAGCAACCATGCCCAGCGCGATTCGAGAGATCGCCGACAAACATCTGAAGGAGCCGCATGTCGTTTCGATTGCTGCGAAGGAAAAAACGGCCGATACGATCCGCCAGCGATACTTGATGATTGAACCCAAATTCAAATTGGAAGTACTGCAGCGAGTCCTGGAGCATGAACCTTCCGATGGCACCATTATCTTCGTCAAGACACGCAACGCGACCGTCGAGATCGCAGAAGCGCTCAATCGCATGGGTTATAGCGCCGTCGCGATCAATGGTGAGATTGCTCAGGCGCAGCGCGAGCGAACGATTGAACAATTGAAGGATGGCTCTGTCCAAATTTTGGTAGCGACGGATGTTGCTGCTCGCGGTTTGGACGTCCAGCGCATTACCCATGTGATCAACTACGACCTGCCCTTCGATACCGAAGCCTATATTCACCGAATCGGTCGAACCGGCAGAGCGGGACGTGATGGCGAAGCCATACTATTTATCACCCCAAGGCAGCGCGGGTTTCTTAAGGATATCCACCGCGCGATCGGAAAAGCGATCGAGCCGATGGAAGTTCCTACCGTGCGCGAGATCAATCAAGCCCGAATTACACGATTAAAAACGAAGATTGCAAGCCAAGTCGAAGTAGATCAGCAGGATTCTTTATCGGCTGAAAGGTTTAAGAAGTGGATTGAGGAGTGCTGCGAGGAACACCAGTTCAGCATTGAGCAAGCCGCCACGGCATTAGCAAAGCTCTGCACCGGAGAACGCCCGTTTCTCTTGCCCGAAGAAGACTCGCTTGATCGAGCACTCCGTGGCCGAGATCGGCGGGATCGGGACGATCGTGGGCCTCGAGATGATCGCGACGGATTCTCGCGCGGTCGGACCAAGACACCTCGTTTTGATCCTCGCGAGCAACGCGGCGAGTTTGAGGGGGGGGATGCCTCGGGGCCTCGCGACGAATCCCCGAGAGCAGGCATGGAGCTGTTTCGAGTTGAAGTCGGCCGTCAGCATGGGGTCAAACCAGGTAACTTGGTTGGCGCGATTGCCAACGAGATTGAACTGGACTCGAGCTACATCGGTCAGATCACCATCTTCGATGAGCATAGCACTGTCTATTTGCCAAAAGGAATGCCGCGAGACTTGTTCAAGATTCTTGGCCGAGCTTGGGTAGTAGGTCGGCAGCTTCGCATTTCGAAATTGGCTGATCGTCAGCGTGTTCGTAGCCGTTAA
- the upp gene encoding uracil phosphoribosyltransferase — protein MSSWTVLKHPLASHHLAILRDASTKPAQFRIQIDLLATLLAIECLQDLQLSPNSVQTPMGLAAAETLKQRVAIVPILRAGLGLVSPILQLLPDAEVWHLGMYRDEETALPVEYYSKLPADHPSDIGLVLDPMLATGGSIRLAIGALKKWGVRDIRVLSVIASTPGLTQLVEEHPDVRIWVGAVDPNLDHRKFIVPGLGDAGDRIFNTRS, from the coding sequence ATGAGCTCTTGGACTGTTTTGAAGCATCCGCTAGCCTCCCACCACTTGGCGATCCTGCGCGATGCTTCAACGAAGCCAGCTCAATTCCGAATTCAGATCGATTTGCTCGCAACCTTGCTCGCCATTGAGTGCTTGCAAGACTTGCAACTATCCCCCAACTCCGTGCAAACGCCGATGGGGTTAGCGGCAGCAGAGACTCTGAAACAAAGGGTCGCTATCGTACCAATCCTTCGAGCGGGCCTTGGTTTGGTTTCCCCTATCCTGCAGCTCCTGCCGGATGCCGAAGTTTGGCATTTGGGAATGTACCGAGACGAAGAAACGGCTCTCCCGGTTGAATACTATTCCAAACTACCCGCCGATCACCCATCGGATATCGGCCTCGTACTAGACCCCATGCTCGCCACGGGAGGTAGTATCCGACTCGCCATCGGCGCTTTGAAGAAATGGGGCGTTCGCGATATCCGGGTCCTAAGTGTGATCGCATCCACTCCTGGCTTGACGCAACTCGTTGAGGAACATCCCGATGTTCGAATCTGGGTCGGCGCGGTAGACCCAAATCTCGACCATCGGAAGTTCATCGTCCCCGGTTTGGGCGATGCCGGAGACCGTATTTTCAATACGCGATCTTAA